From the Halalkalicoccus sp. CGA53 genome, one window contains:
- a CDS encoding nascent polypeptide-associated complex protein, with amino-acid sequence MFGGGGLDPRKMEQMMKQMGIDTEEIEATRVVITTPDGDLVFSDADVTKIEAQGQETYQIVGSPDLEEGAEAAGAVDAAEPAEAEIPDADIEIVATRAGVGKDEARKALEATDGDLAAAIANLE; translated from the coding sequence ATGTTCGGAGGAGGCGGACTCGACCCGCGGAAGATGGAACAGATGATGAAACAGATGGGGATCGACACCGAGGAGATTGAGGCGACGCGCGTCGTCATCACCACCCCCGACGGCGACCTCGTCTTCTCGGACGCCGACGTCACGAAGATCGAGGCCCAGGGCCAGGAGACCTACCAGATCGTCGGCTCGCCCGACCTCGAGGAGGGTGCGGAGGCCGCCGGCGCGGTCGATGCGGCCGAACCCGCCGAAGCCGAGATCCCCGACGCCGATATCGAGATCGTCGCGACCCGTGCCGGCGTCGGGAAGGACGAGGCGCGGAAAGCCCTCGAAGCGACCGACGGCGACCTCGCCGCGGCCATCGCGAACCTCGAGTGA
- a CDS encoding methyltransferase domain-containing protein → MTAVVLVHDDREYLREPGAELQTDLGVLTVPEDVSSGDVLETHLGERFTVRRLRGPDLFHHFERTGAPMLPRDIGLVIGETGVAAGDRVLDCGTGTGVLASYMGRLGAEVTSYERDPEFAEVARENVALAGVSDRVEVRSGDLLDEIDDLSGFDVLTLDTGDAPEIVAHADSLLLPGGFLAVYSPFVESTREVVEAARETLSEVRTVETIQRELDVDGRGTRPSTAPVGHTGYLTIARRA, encoded by the coding sequence GTGACGGCGGTCGTCCTCGTCCACGACGACCGCGAGTACCTCCGCGAGCCGGGTGCGGAGCTCCAGACGGACCTCGGCGTCCTCACCGTACCGGAGGACGTCTCCTCGGGAGACGTCCTCGAGACTCACCTCGGAGAACGGTTCACCGTTCGTCGCCTCCGCGGCCCCGACCTCTTTCACCACTTCGAGCGCACCGGTGCGCCGATGCTGCCCCGCGATATCGGCCTCGTGATCGGCGAGACCGGCGTCGCCGCCGGCGACCGAGTGCTCGACTGCGGCACCGGTACGGGGGTGCTCGCGAGCTACATGGGCAGGCTCGGCGCCGAGGTCACCAGCTACGAACGCGATCCGGAGTTCGCGGAGGTCGCCCGCGAGAACGTCGCGCTCGCCGGGGTCTCCGACCGGGTCGAGGTGCGATCGGGTGACCTGCTCGACGAGATCGACGACCTCTCGGGGTTCGACGTGCTCACGCTCGATACCGGCGACGCTCCCGAGATCGTCGCACACGCCGACTCGCTGCTCCTCCCCGGAGGATTTCTCGCCGTCTACTCCCCGTTCGTCGAGAGCACCCGCGAGGTCGTCGAGGCCGCCCGCGAGACGCTCTCGGAGGTCCGGACCGTCGAGACGATCCAGCGCGAACTCGACGTGGACGGGAGGGGAACGCGACCGAGCACCGCGCCGGTCGGCCACACCGGCTACCTCACGATCGCTCGCCGGGCGTAG
- a CDS encoding DUF4129 domain-containing protein, whose translation MERRTATSLVLAVCCVFAVGLAAATLTDTSATQPGVPGGDNESGGILAPPAGEDATGAADEVDVPYLSEILLVLGVLAAVGLLYYLYHDWRAAFGFVLALLVILALVYLFFQLVGPPEFPGGAMDEPREPPDVREGAGGEDDGAVPPVSTPTLLLVGLLALALVGTALALFGRVGDRTENEVVAAEAEGDRRSAEAAAIGGAAGRAADRIEERETFDNEVYRAWREMVGPLEVPNPETTTPGEFEAAAVEAGVERGDAAALTALFEEVRYGGREASGERERRAVETLRRIETRYGAES comes from the coding sequence GTGGAGAGACGTACGGCGACGTCGCTGGTCCTCGCGGTCTGCTGTGTCTTCGCGGTCGGCCTCGCCGCGGCCACCCTCACAGACACCAGTGCCACACAGCCCGGCGTTCCCGGGGGAGACAACGAGAGCGGTGGCATCCTCGCCCCGCCGGCGGGCGAGGATGCCACGGGCGCGGCGGACGAGGTCGACGTTCCGTACCTCTCGGAGATCCTGCTCGTCCTCGGGGTGCTCGCCGCGGTCGGCCTGCTGTATTACCTCTATCACGACTGGCGGGCGGCGTTCGGGTTCGTGCTCGCGCTGCTCGTGATTCTCGCGCTCGTCTACCTGTTCTTCCAGCTGGTCGGCCCGCCCGAGTTCCCCGGAGGGGCGATGGACGAGCCACGGGAGCCGCCGGACGTTCGGGAGGGAGCCGGCGGCGAGGACGACGGCGCCGTTCCGCCCGTCTCGACCCCGACACTCCTGCTCGTCGGGCTCCTCGCGCTGGCGCTCGTCGGCACCGCGCTGGCGTTGTTCGGACGGGTCGGAGACCGCACCGAGAACGAGGTCGTCGCCGCGGAGGCCGAGGGCGACCGGCGGAGCGCCGAGGCGGCCGCGATCGGCGGGGCGGCCGGCCGGGCCGCCGACCGGATCGAGGAGCGAGAGACGTTCGACAACGAGGTCTACCGCGCCTGGCGGGAGATGGTCGGTCCGCTCGAGGTACCGAACCCGGAGACGACGACGCCCGGCGAGTTCGAGGCGGCCGCCGTCGAGGCAGGTGTCGAGCGAGGTGACGCCGCCGCGCTCACCGCGCTGTTCGAGGAGGTCCGCTACGGCGGCCGGGAGGCCTCGGGCGAGCGCGAGCGCCGAGCGGTCGAGACGCTGCGGCGGATCGAAACACGGTACGGGGCCGAGTCGTGA